From one Methylomonas paludis genomic stretch:
- a CDS encoding portal protein: MSAANLTDLNRRWQALKTERASWQPHWADISRYLLPRNGRYFVSDRNKGWPRHNAIYDSTASRALRVLAAGMMSGMTSPSRPWFRLAVSDPALSAYPPVKTWLFAVTAGIEDVLARSNTYRVLHGIYEELGAFGTAAALVADDYQHVVHLHAFTIGEYAIATDWKGEVCSLYREFDKTVAELVAEFGLANCSEVVKTAFARGNLDQWVTLRHAIEPRQNRQAQQLDNSQMAWKSCYWESGRNDGQLLRESGYRSFPCLVPRWATQGGDVYGNSPGMEALGDIKQLQAQQLRKSQAIDYQANPPLQVPASMKNRELEIFPGGISYFDANGPGVGIRSAFEVNLNLQALLLDIQDVRSRINAAFYSDLFMMLASQDQRMTATEVAERHEEKMLMLGPVVERLNNELLDPLIETVFSRLLQAGLLPPAPVELQGHELNIEYVSMLAQAQKAVAVNDIDRFVMSLGQVAAVQPTVLDKFNADQWADSYSDKLGIDPALIVSGPQLALIRNQRAKQQQMAQQQAAMQQGSETLRNLGQTSTQAGSMAGDLLKGRSE, from the coding sequence ATGAGCGCTGCCAATCTGACGGATTTAAACCGGCGCTGGCAGGCGCTGAAAACCGAACGCGCCAGTTGGCAGCCGCATTGGGCGGATATCAGCCGCTATTTGCTGCCGCGCAATGGCCGTTATTTTGTCAGCGACCGCAACAAAGGCTGGCCGCGGCATAATGCCATTTACGACAGCACGGCCAGTCGCGCCTTGCGGGTGCTGGCTGCCGGCATGATGTCCGGCATGACCAGCCCGTCACGGCCCTGGTTTCGGCTGGCGGTGAGTGACCCGGCTTTATCGGCTTATCCGCCGGTGAAAACCTGGTTGTTTGCGGTGACTGCCGGTATTGAGGATGTGCTGGCGCGCAGCAATACTTATCGGGTGTTGCACGGTATTTACGAAGAACTGGGCGCTTTCGGCACGGCGGCGGCGCTGGTGGCCGATGATTATCAGCATGTGGTGCATTTGCATGCGTTTACCATAGGTGAATATGCGATTGCCACCGACTGGAAAGGCGAGGTGTGCAGCCTATACCGGGAATTTGATAAAACCGTGGCGGAACTGGTGGCGGAATTTGGCCTGGCCAACTGCTCGGAGGTGGTGAAAACCGCTTTTGCGCGCGGCAATCTGGATCAATGGGTGACGCTGCGCCATGCTATCGAACCCCGCCAGAATCGCCAGGCGCAGCAGTTGGACAATAGCCAGATGGCCTGGAAATCCTGTTATTGGGAAAGCGGGCGTAACGATGGTCAGCTGCTGCGCGAATCGGGTTATCGGAGTTTTCCCTGTCTGGTGCCGCGCTGGGCCACTCAGGGCGGCGATGTGTATGGCAATAGTCCGGGTATGGAAGCGCTGGGAGATATTAAACAATTGCAGGCCCAGCAGTTACGCAAGTCTCAAGCCATTGATTATCAGGCCAATCCGCCCTTGCAGGTACCGGCCAGTATGAAAAACCGCGAGCTTGAAATCTTTCCCGGCGGCATCAGTTATTTTGACGCCAACGGGCCGGGGGTCGGGATACGCAGCGCTTTTGAAGTGAATCTGAATCTGCAAGCGTTGTTGCTGGATATTCAGGATGTGCGCAGCCGCATCAATGCCGCATTTTATTCGGATTTGTTTATGATGCTGGCCAGCCAGGATCAGCGTATGACCGCCACCGAAGTGGCCGAACGTCATGAGGAAAAAATGCTGATGCTGGGGCCGGTGGTGGAACGGCTGAATAATGAATTGCTGGATCCCTTGATTGAAACCGTGTTCAGCCGCTTGTTGCAGGCCGGTTTATTGCCGCCGGCGCCGGTGGAGTTGCAAGGTCATGAGTTGAATATCGAGTATGTGTCGATGCTGGCCCAAGCTCAAAAAGCCGTGGCGGTGAATGATATTGACCGCTTTGTCATGAGTCTGGGCCAGGTGGCGGCGGTGCAGCCCACGGTGCTGGATAAGTTTAACGCCGACCAGTGGGCCGATAGTTATAGCGATAAACTGGGCATCGATCCGGCTTTGATCGTCTCTGGGCCGCAGTTGGCGCTGATTCGTAATCAGCGTGCCAAACAGCAGCAAATGGCGCAACAGCAGGCGGCAATGCAGCAGGGCAGTGAGACTTTGCGTAATTTGGGCCAAACCTCTACTCAGGCTGGGTCTATGGCTGGGGATTTGTTGAAGGGTAGGTCTGAGTGA
- a CDS encoding c-type cytochrome, whose protein sequence is MTSIRFYRISSLLLLALALPACALLDKKPTSTADTAYYVCGGCHGPANIRVDLMPPNIIGQKQTYLANKLRDYRSKTRIAPFMNGVTAKLSDAEIDDLAAYFAKNGFAQGVGQ, encoded by the coding sequence ATGACTTCAATCCGCTTTTACCGTATTTCTAGTTTACTGCTGCTGGCCCTGGCGTTACCAGCCTGTGCCTTGCTGGATAAAAAACCGACCTCCACTGCCGACACCGCTTATTATGTGTGCGGCGGCTGCCACGGCCCAGCCAATATTAGGGTAGATTTGATGCCGCCCAATATTATTGGTCAAAAACAAACTTATCTGGCCAATAAATTGCGCGATTACCGGAGTAAAACCCGGATTGCGCCTTTCATGAACGGCGTTACCGCCAAATTGAGTGATGCAGAAATTGATGATCTGGCGGCCTATTTTGCCAAGAATGGCTTTGCGCAAGGTGTGGGACAGTAA
- a CDS encoding c-type cytochrome, translated as MMQTKLSVLLLVITCCFSSISLAASPSGSCPVDHRHMGHGVSNDDPADADNGQTAIKQLAETRCAACHGQQGISIADDIPNLAGQQPLYLCAALEAYRRQLRHAAPMNELAAGLSDVDIINLSEYYAHLHH; from the coding sequence ATGATGCAAACCAAGTTATCTGTTTTATTGCTGGTAATCACATGCTGCTTTAGCAGCATCAGTCTGGCGGCCAGCCCGTCCGGCAGCTGCCCGGTGGATCATCGCCACATGGGTCATGGTGTCAGCAACGATGATCCTGCCGATGCCGACAACGGCCAGACCGCTATCAAACAACTGGCGGAAACCCGCTGCGCCGCCTGCCACGGTCAGCAAGGCATCAGCATTGCGGATGACATTCCTAATCTGGCCGGTCAGCAACCGCTGTATCTGTGTGCGGCTCTGGAAGCCTATCGCCGCCAGTTACGCCACGCGGCACCGATGAATGAGCTCGCCGCCGGCCTCAGCGATGTGGATATCATCAATCTGTCCGAATATTACGCCCACTTGCACCACTAA
- a CDS encoding peptide MFS transporter, giving the protein MTTISDTNAKNKLIFGHPPGLFVLFFTEMWERFSYYGMRALLVLYMSQYLLATPATQATVFGLAGLQHSLESLFGPLSAQALASQIYGLYTGLVYFTPFFGGMLADQWLGQRKTVLLGGVLMAAGHFLMMLESCFLAALLLLILGNGCFKPNISTQVGSLYPLDDPRRDGAFTIFYMGINLGAFFSPLVCGTLGQLYGWHYGFAAAGLGMLSGLLVFWSGRKYLHIASQPVSYQVQPLPEAAPLSRQQWFTIAGLLVLAVLNILFWAVYEQQGNSIQLFVEYHTRRTLWGWEMPSSWYQALNPAMIMVLAPWLDNYWRHQALRGTALSSISKMAVGAVLLGLGFLVMVVAVSGVDPALKISFVWLFVATLIMTLGELYLSPVGLSLVCKAAPPKLVGMSMGMWFLSAFFGNYLAGYLGSFYERMARDEFFLLMTGLGGITGLAIFALRPLLERAVGRG; this is encoded by the coding sequence ATGACGACCATCAGCGACACTAACGCCAAAAATAAGTTGATTTTTGGCCATCCGCCCGGCTTGTTCGTGCTGTTTTTTACCGAAATGTGGGAACGCTTCTCCTATTACGGAATGCGGGCATTGCTGGTTTTATATATGAGCCAATATCTGCTGGCCACCCCGGCCACCCAAGCAACCGTATTCGGCCTGGCCGGTTTGCAGCATAGTCTGGAAAGTTTGTTCGGGCCGTTATCGGCCCAGGCGCTGGCTTCGCAAATTTATGGTTTGTATACCGGGCTGGTTTATTTCACCCCGTTCTTTGGCGGTATGCTGGCCGACCAATGGCTGGGCCAGCGCAAAACCGTGCTGCTGGGCGGAGTGTTGATGGCCGCCGGGCATTTTCTGATGATGCTGGAAAGCTGTTTTCTGGCCGCGTTGCTATTGCTGATCTTGGGCAACGGCTGCTTTAAACCCAATATCTCCACCCAGGTCGGCAGCTTGTACCCGCTGGACGATCCGCGCCGGGACGGGGCGTTTACCATTTTTTATATGGGCATCAATCTGGGAGCATTTTTTTCGCCGCTGGTGTGCGGTACTCTGGGGCAGCTGTATGGCTGGCATTATGGTTTTGCTGCTGCCGGGCTGGGTATGTTAAGCGGCTTGCTGGTGTTTTGGAGTGGGCGCAAATATTTGCATATCGCCTCACAGCCGGTGTCGTACCAAGTTCAGCCCTTGCCCGAAGCTGCGCCTTTAAGCCGGCAGCAGTGGTTTACCATCGCCGGTTTGCTGGTGTTGGCTGTGCTGAATATTCTGTTTTGGGCAGTGTATGAACAGCAGGGTAATTCCATACAATTGTTTGTGGAATACCACACCCGACGCACCCTGTGGGGCTGGGAGATGCCGTCCAGCTGGTATCAGGCCTTGAATCCGGCCATGATCATGGTGCTGGCGCCCTGGCTGGACAATTATTGGCGACACCAGGCTTTGCGCGGTACGGCATTGAGTAGTATCAGTAAAATGGCGGTAGGTGCCGTCTTATTGGGGCTGGGTTTTTTGGTGATGGTGGTAGCGGTAAGCGGTGTCGACCCGGCGCTGAAAATCAGTTTTGTCTGGCTGTTCGTAGCCACCCTGATTATGACCCTGGGTGAGCTGTATTTGTCGCCGGTGGGTTTGTCGCTGGTCTGCAAAGCCGCGCCGCCCAAACTGGTGGGCATGTCGATGGGCATGTGGTTTTTGTCAGCGTTTTTTGGTAATTATTTAGCCGGTTATCTGGGCAGTTTTTATGAGCGAATGGCCAGGGATGAGTTTTTTCTGCTGATGACGGGCTTGGGGGGGATTACCGGCTTGGCCATTTTTGCCTTGCGGCCTTTGCTGGAAAGGGCAGTGGGTAGGGGCTAG
- a CDS encoding prevent-host-death protein, with protein sequence MFKTDNIYSLTDFQRNARTHLDRLKQLGLPEILTVNGQAEIVVQDAAAYQPRVDKLEAIEGIRKGLEAMKQVGMSRRFLANLSVNTRLISETLSNL encoded by the coding sequence ATGTTTAAAACAGACAATATCTATTCTCTGACCGATTTCCAGCGAAATGCCCGCACCCACCTTGATCGTCTAAAACAATTAGGCCTGCCGGAAATATTAACGGTAAATGGTCAAGCGGAAATTGTGGTGCAAGATGCCGCTGCATATCAACCGCGGGTAGATAAGCTGGAAGCTATTGAAGGAATCCGCAAGGGCTTGGAAGCCATGAAACAGGTCGGGATGTCGAGGCGTTTTTTAGCGAATTTGAGCGTAAACACGCGCTTGATCAGTGAAACGTTATCAAATCTTTAG